Proteins encoded within one genomic window of Panicum virgatum strain AP13 chromosome 1N, P.virgatum_v5, whole genome shotgun sequence:
- the LOC120657549 gene encoding E3 ubiquitin-protein ligase WAV3-like isoform X1, translated as MESRWRKAKMSLGLNLCVYVPRTLEGDDDSSPNTGSSTAALVSPVASSSSAATSANTTPTAEQSNDKVNGGAGAMMPTTPTPTSAGLRLSKSGSKSFKEQQVFIQKTCAICLTTMKPGQGHALFTAECSHTFHFHCISANVKHGSSSCPVCRIKWKELPFRGPLPAELPQVNARINPVNGYQNGGHNTVLRPLPRARSSGRLHHLSALLPDTDPSTFNDDEPLELSCEATEDPQQGSLRTVEIKTHPEFTEVPENSSERNFTVLIHLKAPLAQHLQTPSNLGDGNGPSTARAPVDLITVLDVSGSMAGTKLALLKRAMGFVIQNLGSSDRLSVIAFSSSARRLFPLRRMTESGRQQSLLAVNSLTSNGGTNIAEGLRKGSKVIEERQAKNPVCSIILLSDGQDTYTVSPTAGVHKGAPEYCALLPSTNGNQQVSVHVFGFGADHDSVSLHSISQTSGGTFSFIETEAAIQDAFAQCIGGLLSVVAQGLHVKVESLHPDVHFGSIRSGSYSSRVSDDKRNGSIDVGDLYAEEERDFLVSVNVPPGYGETTLLKVGCVYKDPLMKETVNMADVQVKISRPAFVSVQSVSIEVDRQKNRLHAAEVMAEARFSAERGDLTNAVSLLEDCRRMIMGSASGQSGDRLCQALDAELKEMQDRMANRQRYEASGRAYVLSGLSSHSWQRATARGDSTDSESLIQAYQTSSMVDMLLRSQTMSRSSAPRQTPQMRHAKSFPARPQPR; from the exons ATGGAGAGCAGATGGCGAAAGGCAAAGATGTCGCTAGGGCTCAATCTCTGCGTCTACGTGCCCCGGACGCTGGAAGGCGACGACGACAGCTCGCCCAACACCGgctcctccacggcggcgctcgtGTCGCCAGTGGCGTCCTCGTCGTCCGCCGCGACCAGCGCTAACACCACACcgacggcggagcagagcaacGACAAGGtgaacggcggcgccggcgcgatgATGCCGACCACCCCGACGCCCACCTCCGCCGGACTCCGCCTCTCCAAATCCGGCAGCAAATCCTTCAAG GAGCAGCAAGTGTTCATTCAG AAAACATGTGCCATATGCTTGACCACAATGAAGCCTGGTCAGGGTCATGCTCTCTTCACAGCAGAATGCTCGCATACCTTCCACTTCCACTGTATTTCTGCAAATGTTAAGCACGGAAGCAGCAGCTGCCCAGTTTGCCGTATCAAATGGAAGGAGCTTCCATTTCGAGGACCATTGCCAGCTGAATTACCCCAAGTAAATGCAAGGATTAATCCAGTTAATGGGTATCAAAATGGAGGCCATAATACTGTATTGCGACCACTTCCTCGTGCCCGTTCTTCTGGTAGGCTTCATCATCTGTCCGCGTTGCTGCCTGACACTGACCCTAGTACTTTCAACGATGATGAACCCTTGGAATTGTCGTGtgaagcaaccgaagacccTCAGCAGGGCAGTTTGAGAACAGTGGAGATAAAAACACATCCTGAGTTCACTGAAGTACCTGAAAATTCGTCAGAAAGAAACTTCACTGTTCTAATTCATCTTAAGGCACCCCTTGCTCAACATTTGCAGACACCCAGCAATCTCGGAGATGGCAATGGACCAAGCACTGCTCGTGCCCCTGTTGATCTCATCACAGTTCTTGATGTTAGTGGAAGCATGGCTGGTACCAAACTTGCATTGTTAAAGAGGGCTATGGGATTTGTCATTCAAAACCTTGGCTCTTCAGATCGGCTTTCCGTCATCGCCTTCTCATCATCCGCGCGCAGACTCTTCCCCCTTCGTCGGATGACTGAGTCTGGCCGGCAGCAAAGCTTGCTGGCTGTTAATTCATTGACGTCAAATGGTGGGACCAATATTGCAGAGGGCCTCAGGAAAGGCTCCAAGGTTATTGAAGAACGCCAGGCTAAGAATCCAGTCTGCAGCATCATCCTTTTATCAGATGGTCAAGATACCTATACTGTCTCACCAACTGCTGGTGTACACAAAGGGGCACCAGAGTATTGTGCACTCCTGCCATCCACTAATGGTAACCAGCAGGTATCTGTTCATGTCTTTGGATTTGGTGCTGACCATGACTCAGTATCACTGCACTCCATTTCACAAACTTCTGGTGGGACATTTTCATTCATCGAAACAGAGGCTGCTATCCAAGATGCATTTGCGCAGTGCATTGGAGGGCTTCTGAGTGTAGTTGCACAAGGTCTGCATGTAAAGGTGGAGAGCCTGCACCCTGACGTGCACTTTGGCTCCATCAGATCAGGCAGCTACTCTAGCAGAGTTTCAGATGATAAGAGGAATGGCTCCATAGATGTTGGAGACCTGTATGCTGAAGAGGAAAGGGATTTTCTTGTATCTGTAAATGTTCCCCCAGGCTATGGGGAAACGACACTTCTCAAGGTTGGTTGTGTCTACAAAGATCCACTGATGAAGGAGACTGTGAATATGGCTGATGTGCAAGTGAAGATCTCCAGGCCAGCATTCGTCTCTGTACAAAGTGTGTCTATCGAGGTGGACCGCCAAAAGAACCGTCTTCATGCAGCTGAGGTCATGGCCGAAGCAAGGTTTTCTGCAGAGCGTGGTGACCTGACAAATGCTGTTTCGTTACTAGAAGACTGCCGGAGAATGATCATGGGATCGGCATCAGGACAGTCCGGTGATCGTTTGTGCCAAGCATTGGATGCTGAGCTGAAGGAGATGCAAGATAGGATGGCCAATCGCCAAAGGTACGAGGCATCTGGTCGGGCATATGTACTCTCAGGCTTGAGCTCCCACTCATGGCAGAGGGCAACTGCACGCGGTGACTCCACAGACAGTGAGAGCCTAATCCAGGCATATCAGACTTCTTCCATGGTCGACATGCTGCTGCGCTCACAGACAATGAGCCGCTCGTCAGCCCCTCGACAAACTCCACAGATGAGGCATGCAAAATCATTCCCAGCGCGCCCGCAGCCAAGGTAA
- the LOC120657549 gene encoding E3 ubiquitin-protein ligase WAV3-like isoform X2 yields MESRWRKAKMSLGLNLCVYVPRTLEGDDDSSPNTGSSTAALVSPVASSSSAATSANTTPTAEQSNDKVNGGAGAMMPTTPTPTSAGLRLSKSGSKSFKKTCAICLTTMKPGQGHALFTAECSHTFHFHCISANVKHGSSSCPVCRIKWKELPFRGPLPAELPQVNARINPVNGYQNGGHNTVLRPLPRARSSGRLHHLSALLPDTDPSTFNDDEPLELSCEATEDPQQGSLRTVEIKTHPEFTEVPENSSERNFTVLIHLKAPLAQHLQTPSNLGDGNGPSTARAPVDLITVLDVSGSMAGTKLALLKRAMGFVIQNLGSSDRLSVIAFSSSARRLFPLRRMTESGRQQSLLAVNSLTSNGGTNIAEGLRKGSKVIEERQAKNPVCSIILLSDGQDTYTVSPTAGVHKGAPEYCALLPSTNGNQQVSVHVFGFGADHDSVSLHSISQTSGGTFSFIETEAAIQDAFAQCIGGLLSVVAQGLHVKVESLHPDVHFGSIRSGSYSSRVSDDKRNGSIDVGDLYAEEERDFLVSVNVPPGYGETTLLKVGCVYKDPLMKETVNMADVQVKISRPAFVSVQSVSIEVDRQKNRLHAAEVMAEARFSAERGDLTNAVSLLEDCRRMIMGSASGQSGDRLCQALDAELKEMQDRMANRQRYEASGRAYVLSGLSSHSWQRATARGDSTDSESLIQAYQTSSMVDMLLRSQTMSRSSAPRQTPQMRHAKSFPARPQPR; encoded by the exons ATGGAGAGCAGATGGCGAAAGGCAAAGATGTCGCTAGGGCTCAATCTCTGCGTCTACGTGCCCCGGACGCTGGAAGGCGACGACGACAGCTCGCCCAACACCGgctcctccacggcggcgctcgtGTCGCCAGTGGCGTCCTCGTCGTCCGCCGCGACCAGCGCTAACACCACACcgacggcggagcagagcaacGACAAGGtgaacggcggcgccggcgcgatgATGCCGACCACCCCGACGCCCACCTCCGCCGGACTCCGCCTCTCCAAATCCGGCAGCAAATCCTTCAAG AAAACATGTGCCATATGCTTGACCACAATGAAGCCTGGTCAGGGTCATGCTCTCTTCACAGCAGAATGCTCGCATACCTTCCACTTCCACTGTATTTCTGCAAATGTTAAGCACGGAAGCAGCAGCTGCCCAGTTTGCCGTATCAAATGGAAGGAGCTTCCATTTCGAGGACCATTGCCAGCTGAATTACCCCAAGTAAATGCAAGGATTAATCCAGTTAATGGGTATCAAAATGGAGGCCATAATACTGTATTGCGACCACTTCCTCGTGCCCGTTCTTCTGGTAGGCTTCATCATCTGTCCGCGTTGCTGCCTGACACTGACCCTAGTACTTTCAACGATGATGAACCCTTGGAATTGTCGTGtgaagcaaccgaagacccTCAGCAGGGCAGTTTGAGAACAGTGGAGATAAAAACACATCCTGAGTTCACTGAAGTACCTGAAAATTCGTCAGAAAGAAACTTCACTGTTCTAATTCATCTTAAGGCACCCCTTGCTCAACATTTGCAGACACCCAGCAATCTCGGAGATGGCAATGGACCAAGCACTGCTCGTGCCCCTGTTGATCTCATCACAGTTCTTGATGTTAGTGGAAGCATGGCTGGTACCAAACTTGCATTGTTAAAGAGGGCTATGGGATTTGTCATTCAAAACCTTGGCTCTTCAGATCGGCTTTCCGTCATCGCCTTCTCATCATCCGCGCGCAGACTCTTCCCCCTTCGTCGGATGACTGAGTCTGGCCGGCAGCAAAGCTTGCTGGCTGTTAATTCATTGACGTCAAATGGTGGGACCAATATTGCAGAGGGCCTCAGGAAAGGCTCCAAGGTTATTGAAGAACGCCAGGCTAAGAATCCAGTCTGCAGCATCATCCTTTTATCAGATGGTCAAGATACCTATACTGTCTCACCAACTGCTGGTGTACACAAAGGGGCACCAGAGTATTGTGCACTCCTGCCATCCACTAATGGTAACCAGCAGGTATCTGTTCATGTCTTTGGATTTGGTGCTGACCATGACTCAGTATCACTGCACTCCATTTCACAAACTTCTGGTGGGACATTTTCATTCATCGAAACAGAGGCTGCTATCCAAGATGCATTTGCGCAGTGCATTGGAGGGCTTCTGAGTGTAGTTGCACAAGGTCTGCATGTAAAGGTGGAGAGCCTGCACCCTGACGTGCACTTTGGCTCCATCAGATCAGGCAGCTACTCTAGCAGAGTTTCAGATGATAAGAGGAATGGCTCCATAGATGTTGGAGACCTGTATGCTGAAGAGGAAAGGGATTTTCTTGTATCTGTAAATGTTCCCCCAGGCTATGGGGAAACGACACTTCTCAAGGTTGGTTGTGTCTACAAAGATCCACTGATGAAGGAGACTGTGAATATGGCTGATGTGCAAGTGAAGATCTCCAGGCCAGCATTCGTCTCTGTACAAAGTGTGTCTATCGAGGTGGACCGCCAAAAGAACCGTCTTCATGCAGCTGAGGTCATGGCCGAAGCAAGGTTTTCTGCAGAGCGTGGTGACCTGACAAATGCTGTTTCGTTACTAGAAGACTGCCGGAGAATGATCATGGGATCGGCATCAGGACAGTCCGGTGATCGTTTGTGCCAAGCATTGGATGCTGAGCTGAAGGAGATGCAAGATAGGATGGCCAATCGCCAAAGGTACGAGGCATCTGGTCGGGCATATGTACTCTCAGGCTTGAGCTCCCACTCATGGCAGAGGGCAACTGCACGCGGTGACTCCACAGACAGTGAGAGCCTAATCCAGGCATATCAGACTTCTTCCATGGTCGACATGCTGCTGCGCTCACAGACAATGAGCCGCTCGTCAGCCCCTCGACAAACTCCACAGATGAGGCATGCAAAATCATTCCCAGCGCGCCCGCAGCCAAGGTAA